A genomic region of Plasmodium cynomolgi strain B DNA, chromosome 5, whole genome shotgun sequence contains the following coding sequences:
- a CDS encoding RAD protein (Pv-fam-e;~putative) produces the protein MHGSSQLFIVSFLALLSGFPQNNLDVPNGSHLLDLQSKGYSRNLAENSPILNSPDKGENGTTDGDKNAACANGDGEKNNASVNVGAPKSDVGPIANAQKETPGANGSTKAKMDDAKTNEEEKTAGASANGEKKDGESSGDGGSELPFGCTEEEMKQELTRNQLIDLTDSCGWFILDKKLVYLSLHHHKLHLTRTYYGMMHKLWGVLCDLALQHGMPEEEKKNLWEECSKELIQKLNDLLERSQKNSDSFLQKNIYGD, from the exons ATGCATGGTTCTTCTCAGCTTTTCATCGTATCATTCTTGGCTCTGTTAAGTGGTTTCCCACAg AATAACCTAGACGTACCAAATGGTAGCCACCTGTTGGATTTGCAATCAAAAGGATACTCAAGAAATCTTGCTGAGAATTCCCCCATCTTGAATTCCCCTgataaaggagaaaatggcACTACCGATGGGGACAAGAACGCGGCCTGCGCGAATGGAGACGGAGAGAAGAACAACGCCTCGGTGAATGTAGGTGCTCCAAAGAGTGACGTTGGTCCGATTGCAAATGCACAAAAGGAAACGCCAGGTGCAAACGGAAGCACTAAGGCGAAAATGGACGATGCGAAAACAaacgaggaagaaaaaactgccGGTGCGAGtgcaaatggagaaaaaaaagacggcGAGTCGAGCGGCGATGGTGGAAGCGAACTCCCATTTGGGTGCACCgaggaagaaatgaaacAAGAGTTAACAAGGAATCAATTAATTGACCTAACCGATTCATGTGGCTGGTTCATACTAGACAAGAAATTGGTGTATCTGTCCTTGCATCACCACAAATTGCACTTAACAAGAACGTATTATGGCATGATGCACAAATTATGGGGAGTACTTTGCGATTTGGCTCTACAACACGGAATgccagaagaagaaaaaaaaaatctctgGGAAGAATGCAGTAAGGAGCTAATTCAAAAATTGAATGATCTGTTAGAACGCtctcaaaaaaattcagattcctttttacaaaaaaatatatatggaGACTag
- a CDS encoding RAD protein (Pv-fam-e;~putative), whose protein sequence is MINVVNVNTSAFISRRNTSSLLIVLLIFLYSSVVPRLQRQLVESESNEVNPFKNISRGNKNEEEIPVKPVKKLSVENTGKDINTDLKKKTTLNKSHTPQTARLNKKDAFIGSYHHFKDTKKVYYKMMEYLKKWFYKRTLHYKIPHDMMYNLWQGYKMGLMDDLNEMEEYCVESIYEFAENGTVEGISRTEYDEFVNNLRKICKRFSRISERKWKTLMNEKLKILKKAVSAYRKQKDNNQYYDVVEQFYLHELMSQSQDEKTEGGGEEVEDEDSLIKKKEAVLKQMEELEELFDEEGELIDEEGELIDEEGELIDEEGELIDEEGELIEDVGEQLRAEWEQIETEDQMETEEHIETEEPKKAERKKNEKEAKSGGKEKKSSVKEKKPNVKESKPSVKESKPNVKESKPNVKESKSNVKEKKSSIKETKQDGKQIEGKPNPKESKAKQAKLTKTKPTKEKLSA, encoded by the exons ATGATAAACGTTGTGAACGTAAACACGTCCGCCTTTATTTCCAGACGGAACACCAGCTCCCTGTTGATCGTTTTGCTCATCTTTTTATATTCG AGCGTCGTTCCT AGATTGCAAAGACAGTTAGTCGAAAGTGAATCAAATGAAGTTAAtccctttaaaaatatatcacgaggtaataaaaatgaagaagaaattccAGTAAAACCAGTTAAAAAACTATCCGTTGAAAACACAGGGAAAGACATAAACACagatttaaagaaaaaaacaacactAAATAAATCACACACACCCCAAACCGCTCGATTAAATAAGAAAGATGCATTTATCGGAAGTTACCATCATTTTAAAGATACGAAAAAAGTTTACTATAAAATGAtggaatatttaaaaaaatggttttaTAAACGTACCTTACATTATAAAATACCACACGATATGATGTATAATCTTTGGCAAGGATATAAAATGGGGCTAATGGATGATCTAAATGAAATGGAAGAATATTGTGTCGAAAGCATTTACGAATTTGCAGAAAATGGAACGGTTGAAGGTATCTCCAGGACCGAATATGATGAGTTCGTTAATAACCttagaaaaatatgcaaacgTTTCAGCAGAATATCGGAAAGGAAATGGAAAACCTtgatgaatgaaaaattaaaaattcttaaaaaagcAGTAAGTGCTTATAGAAAGCAAAAGGATAACAACCAGTATTATGATGTGGTAGAGCAATTCTACTTACACGAACTTATGTCACAATCGCAGGATGAAAAGAcagagggaggaggagaagaagtagagGATGAAGATTCCttgataaagaaaaaggaagcggtgttgaaacaaatggaagaattAGAGGAACTATTCGATGAGGAAGGGGAACTAATTGATGAGGAAGGGGAGCTAATCGATGAGGAAGGGGAGCTAATCGATGAGGAAGGGGAGCTAATTGATGAGGAAGGGGAGCTAATCGAAGATGTGGGGGAGCAACTCAGAGCGGAGTGGGAGCAAATAGAAACGGAGGATCAAATGGAAACGGAGGAGCATATAGAAACGGAGGAGCCCAAAAAAGCGGAacggaagaaaaacgaaaaggaagctAAATCAGGtggaaaggagaagaagtcaagcgtaaaggagaaaaagccAAACGTGAAGGAATCGAAACCAAGCGTAAAGGAATCGAAACCAAACGTAAAGGAATCGAAGCCAAACGTAAAGGAATCGAAGTCTAatgtaaaggaaaagaagtcAAGCATAAAGGAAACGAAGCAGGATGGAAAGCAAATAGAAGGCAAACCAAACCCAAAAGAAAGCAAAGCTAAGCAAGCCAAACTAACCAAAACTAAGCCAaccaaagaaaaattaagcgCTTAA
- a CDS encoding RAD protein (Pv-fam-e;~putative), which yields MGRTRFAVPLFLALFHALLLNTRGAHTEGPSTESQLCSRCRIALSEGEYQQSASSAYRSDIGSKGKSKASEEHRSKVAKRCKEAATQDQERGTAKETVKEAAKETVKEAAKETVKEAAKETATKPKNKPKPEPTAIPTAEPTAEPTAELTTIPTAVPTAAPTHSEAEKDECPLPYGCKESDFSLEITTKEQLNYLISRLGWIMTQRKAYIGYFYFIQYMRGSFKLLETKLWNLLQDAAMKNNISEKLKKKIWEPCKNTLTRELNRLEKESLKKFSKFMLEKSFSMSLIEKILYAKETNKYIYMRSYDEHLGKDAKVWYDVLEQQEKFWSNRLSYQVNSYQVAAIR from the exons atgggtagGACGAGATTTGCCGTTCCGTTGTTTCTAGCTCTGTTCCACGCCCTGCTATTG AATACCCGGGGAGCACACACGGAAGGTCCCTCGACAGAATCGCAACTGTGCAGCAGATGTAGAATCGCTCTTTCGGAGGGGGAGTACCAGCAGAGCGCGTCCTCTGCCTATCGATCTGATATAGGatcaaaggggaaaagcaaAGCTTCTGAGGAGCACCGATCGAAGGTGGCCAAGAGGTGCAAGGAAGCGGCAACACAAGACCAGGAAAGAGGGACAGCAAAGGAGACAGTCAAGGAGGCAGCAAAGGAGACAGTCAAGGAGGCAGCAAAGGAGACAGTCAAGGAGGCAGCAAAGGAGACGGCAACCAAGCCGAAAAATAAGCCGAAACCCGAACCGACTGCCATCCCGACTGCCGAACCAACTGCCGAACCAACTGCCGAACTGACTACCATCCCGACCGCCGTCCCGACTGCCGCCCCGACCCATAGCGAGGCGGAAAAGGATGAGTGCCCTCTGCCTTACGGGTGCAAGGAGTCGGACTTCTCCCTAGAAATAACAACCAAAGAGCAGTTGAACTACCTGATCTCAAGACTAGGGTGGATTATGACACAGAGAAAAGCATACAtaggatatttttattttattcaataCATGAGGGGTTCATTCAAATTattggaaacaaaattgtggaacTTACTTCAAGACGCAGCaatgaaaaataacatatcagaaaaattaaaaaaaaaaatttgggaaCCATGCAAAAACACACTAACTAGGGAACTAAACAGATTGGAAAAAGAATCtctcaaaaaattttcaaaattcaTGTTAGAGAAGAGCTTCTCTATGTCCCTGATAGAGAAAATACTGTATGCTAAGGAGACCAACAAATATATCTACATGCGTTCCTACGATGAGCATTTAGGGAAGGACGCAAAGGTGTGGTATGATGTGCTAGAGCAACAGGAAAAATTTTGGAGTAATAGGCTATCCTACCAGGTGAACTCCTATCAGGTGGCAGCCATACGGTAG
- a CDS encoding RAD protein (Pv-fam-e;~putative) yields the protein NTLSCPQSVPRGRSLSELSLYLKSDTEPRDYHSDNYRTHDNYRTHNKYRTHNNYRTHDNHQTHNNHQTHNNHQTHDNYINKKNYHYRRANNYNSANNTYEREITSDNNVHKRGAGHELTPVNNNSVCTKCKLNRMYGADIYKNANQMKPQDGNRFTDCPENKHLLDKFSINGILPFGCTYRDFSQVLSNNEVLKKTTYIALDISIRKAFIGYYYFIVYLNRCYYRMMNKLSTWFIDLANSRNIPNDVRAEYWEGCRKKLIKDLEIMEGISKYYFDRYIAVAPRVWTIFYELFLARCRKVWKKVILNNRVEWSRRMSAWTVKYSHEMKLGEKKRRRSESRADRGNCTHGDSTHAGSTHADSTHADSNSSHADSNSSHADSNSTHADSNSTHADSNSTHADSDDIGDLISW from the coding sequence AACACACTGTCTTGCCCCCAATCCGTACCTCGCGGAAGGAGCCTCTCCGAGCTATCGCTTTATCTGAAGAGTGACACAGAACCAAGGGACTACCACTCCGATAATTATCGAACTCACGATAATTATCGAACTCACAATAAATATCGAACTCACAATAATTATCGAACTCACGATAATCATCAAACTCACAATAATCATCAAACTCACAATAATCATCAAACTCACGATAAttacataaacaaaaaaaattaccactATCGCAGAGCGAACAATTATAACAGTGCAAATAATACATACGAGCGGGAAATTACATCCGACAACAATGTGCATAAAAGAGGAGCAGGGCACGAGTTAACCCCCGTGAATAATAACAGTGTTTGCACCAAATGCAAATTAAATCGCATGTATGGTGCagatatttataaaaatgcaaaccAAATGAAACCCCAAGACGGAAATCGTTTTACAGACTGTCCAGAAAATAAACACCTTTTAGATAAATTCAGCATAAATGGTATACTCCCATTTGGATGTACTTACAGGGATTTTTCTCAAGTCTTGTCTAACAAtgaagttttaaaaaaaacaacttaCATAGCATTGGATATAAGTATACGTAAAGCCTTCATCGGTTACTATTACTTTATTGTTTACCTAAATAGATGCTACTATAGAATGATGAATAAATTGAGCACATGGTTCATAGATCTAGCAAATTCTCGCAATATACCTAACGACGTTCGAGCAGAGTATTGGGAGGGATGTAGAAAGAAACTCATAAAGGATTTGGAGATAATGGAAGGAAtatctaaatattatttcgATAGATATATTGCAGTGGCCCCTAGAGTATGGACTATATTTTATGAGTTGTTCTTGGCGCGCTGTAGAAAAGTGTGGAAAAAGGTTATATTGAATAACAGGGTAGAGTGGAGCCGCAGAATGTCCGCGTGGACTGTGAAATATAGTCATGAAATGAAGCTTGGGGAAAAGAAACGCAGAAGGTCGGAGAGCAGAGCCGACCGTGGTAACTGCACCCACGGAGATAGCACCCACGCAGGTAGCACCCACGCAGACAGCACCCACGCAGACAGCAACAGTTCCCACGCAGACAGCAACAGTTCCCACGCAGACAGCAACAGCACCCACGCAGACAGCAACAGCACCCACGCAGACAGCAACAGCACCCACGCAGACAGCGACGACATTGGTGATCTGATTTCTTGGTAA